A DNA window from Hymenobacter aquaticus contains the following coding sequences:
- a CDS encoding tetratricopeptide repeat protein: MNENFEDQEQVLDTVRRFERMVANNEPVFFDLADFESIIDHYTSNTHYEKALQACEAAVAQYPFSTELLIDRAQVLAMKGEYVQASEQIEAVAQLDPTNPDVAVTRGIIATQKGDFAQAVDFFRAAAESAPDRDDIYFNLGLAYQSWQKFKSAAKYYKQSLRLNPDNDIAVQELLYCLEISERLEKNLEFFRRFTDDDPYSTTAWYNLGQAYYRAGNFEEATAAFEYAILIDAKFYDAHGFLASTLVSQEKYREAIAEFQLSYEEGQPTPEALCNIGECHEKLAEWDEARKNYQRAIDLDQTMDEAWFGIGIVLNAQERWFEAIHFFRKAVALYDESVEYWLALAAAEYQVGAVVSALECYDKATQVGPDNKDAWLNWSIILYEQGDFDGAIDLMRNAVEVQPGEAELHYRLCAYLLAAGRYREAYENLENALVLDFDKHRLLFEYFPELESQRALARLIDQYRK, encoded by the coding sequence ATGAACGAGAATTTTGAGGACCAGGAGCAAGTGCTGGATACCGTGCGCCGGTTTGAGCGGATGGTCGCCAACAACGAGCCCGTGTTTTTTGACCTGGCCGATTTTGAAAGTATTATCGACCACTATACCTCCAACACGCATTACGAAAAGGCTTTGCAGGCGTGCGAAGCAGCCGTTGCCCAGTACCCGTTCTCGACCGAGCTGCTGATTGACCGCGCCCAGGTGCTGGCCATGAAGGGTGAGTACGTGCAGGCTTCCGAGCAGATCGAAGCCGTAGCCCAGCTCGACCCGACCAACCCCGACGTGGCCGTCACGCGCGGCATCATTGCCACCCAGAAAGGCGACTTTGCCCAGGCCGTGGACTTCTTCCGGGCCGCCGCCGAAAGCGCGCCCGACCGGGACGATATTTACTTTAACCTGGGCCTGGCCTACCAGAGCTGGCAGAAATTCAAGAGTGCCGCCAAGTACTACAAGCAGAGCCTGCGCCTGAACCCGGACAACGATATTGCCGTGCAGGAGCTGCTTTACTGCCTGGAAATATCGGAGCGGCTGGAGAAAAACCTGGAGTTTTTCCGCCGCTTCACCGACGACGACCCGTACTCGACTACCGCCTGGTACAACCTGGGGCAGGCGTACTACCGGGCCGGCAACTTCGAGGAAGCCACGGCCGCCTTCGAGTACGCCATCCTGATTGACGCCAAGTTCTACGACGCGCACGGCTTTCTGGCCAGCACGCTCGTCAGCCAGGAGAAGTACCGCGAAGCCATTGCCGAGTTTCAGCTCAGCTACGAGGAAGGCCAGCCCACGCCCGAGGCCCTGTGCAACATCGGGGAGTGCCACGAAAAGCTGGCTGAGTGGGACGAGGCCCGCAAAAACTACCAGCGCGCCATCGACCTGGACCAGACCATGGACGAGGCCTGGTTCGGCATCGGCATCGTGCTCAACGCCCAGGAGCGGTGGTTCGAAGCCATTCACTTCTTCCGCAAGGCCGTGGCCCTCTACGACGAAAGCGTGGAGTACTGGCTGGCCCTGGCCGCCGCCGAGTACCAGGTAGGAGCCGTGGTCAGTGCCCTGGAGTGCTACGACAAAGCCACCCAGGTCGGCCCCGACAACAAGGATGCCTGGCTGAACTGGAGCATTATCCTCTACGAGCAGGGCGACTTCGACGGGGCCATCGACCTGATGCGCAACGCCGTGGAGGTGCAGCCGGGCGAGGCCGAGCTGCACTACCGCCTGTGTGCCTACCTGCTGGCCGCCGGGCGCTACCGCGAAGCCTACGAAAACCTGGAAAACGCCCTGGTGCTCGATTTTGACAAGCACCGGCTGCTGTTCGAATACTTCCCCGAGCTGGAGTCGCAGCGCGCCCTGGCCCGCCTGATTGACCAGTACCGCAAGTAG
- a CDS encoding phosphosulfolactate synthase, with protein MNYSLNNLPERTSKPREQGYTMVMDKGLSIREVENFLEVGAEYTDIVKLGWATSYVVPNLRKKLDAYKEAGIPVYFGGTLFEAFIIRNQFDDYRRLLADYGMEYAEVSDGSIDLQHDRKLEYIRTLAQDVKVLSEVGSKDAEKIIPPYKWISQMKTELEAGAIKVIGEAREAGNVGLFRSTGEVRSGLVEEILTQIPFEKILWEAPQKAQQVWFIKLLGANVNLGNIAPNEVVSLETIRLGLRGDTFTHFLDMDAVDEAFKPEKPTGKPGTSMPRG; from the coding sequence ATGAATTACAGCCTCAACAACCTCCCCGAACGCACCAGCAAGCCCCGTGAGCAGGGCTACACGATGGTCATGGACAAGGGCCTGAGCATTCGGGAAGTCGAAAACTTCCTGGAAGTAGGCGCCGAGTATACCGATATCGTGAAGCTGGGCTGGGCCACTTCCTACGTGGTGCCCAACCTGCGCAAAAAGCTGGACGCCTACAAGGAAGCCGGTATTCCGGTGTATTTCGGCGGCACCCTGTTTGAGGCCTTCATCATCCGCAACCAGTTCGACGACTACCGCCGCCTGCTGGCCGACTACGGCATGGAGTACGCCGAAGTCTCCGACGGCTCCATCGACCTGCAGCACGACCGGAAGCTGGAGTACATCCGCACCCTGGCCCAGGACGTGAAGGTGCTGAGCGAAGTAGGCTCGAAGGACGCGGAGAAAATCATTCCGCCCTACAAGTGGATTTCGCAGATGAAAACCGAGCTGGAAGCCGGGGCCATCAAGGTAATCGGCGAGGCCCGGGAGGCCGGCAACGTGGGCTTGTTCCGCAGCACCGGCGAAGTTCGCTCGGGTCTGGTCGAAGAGATTCTGACCCAGATTCCGTTCGAGAAAATCCTGTGGGAAGCCCCGCAGAAAGCCCAGCAGGTGTGGTTTATCAAGCTGCTCGGGGCCAACGTGAACCTGGGCAACATCGCGCCCAACGAGGTGGTGAGCCTGGAAACCATCCGCCTGGGCCTGCGCGGCGACACGTTCACCCACTTCCTCGACATGGACGCCGTGGACGAGGCCTTCAAGCCTGAAAAGCCCACCGGCAAGCCCGGCACCTCGATGCCCCGCGGCTAA
- a CDS encoding PQQ-dependent sugar dehydrogenase, which yields MKQLPVYASLLTLVAASCAGPSQEEKARAQADTPADTVATATAPVDLPEPYATKSSTKRSKVIGWPAGRTPTVPAGFAITEYASGLTSPRWMYVLPNGDVLVAESNTVPTDTKKKVVAALDLDPSKSLRATSANRITLLRDADKDGKPEVRETFLTGLNQPLGMLVVGDYFYVANTNGVLRYPYKAGQTKIAGAGQKILDLPAGGYNNHWTRNLLANADGSKIYVSVGSGSNVAEHGMDNEKRRANILEINPDGSGERIYAAGLRNPVGMDWAPGTATLWTAVNERDELGDELVPDYLTSVQPGAFYGWPYAYFGTHEDPRRKGERPDLVQKTLVPDVALGPHTASLGLAFYRQKSFPAKYQNGAFIGQHGSWNKSSFSGYKVVFVPFRNGKPTGPMEDFVTGFVASEADKEVYGRPVGVTVLPDGSLLVADDAADRVWRVSAAAPTGGA from the coding sequence ATGAAACAGCTACCCGTTTATGCTTCTCTGCTGACCCTGGTTGCGGCCTCCTGCGCCGGCCCCAGCCAGGAAGAAAAAGCCCGGGCCCAGGCCGATACTCCCGCCGATACCGTTGCCACCGCCACGGCACCCGTCGATTTGCCCGAGCCCTACGCCACCAAATCCAGTACCAAGCGCAGCAAGGTGATAGGCTGGCCCGCCGGCCGCACGCCCACCGTGCCGGCCGGCTTTGCCATCACCGAATACGCCAGCGGCCTGACGAGTCCGCGCTGGATGTACGTGCTGCCCAACGGCGACGTGCTGGTAGCCGAGTCGAACACGGTGCCCACCGACACGAAAAAGAAAGTGGTGGCCGCCCTGGACCTCGACCCGTCCAAGTCGCTGCGCGCTACCAGTGCCAACCGTATTACCCTGCTGCGCGACGCCGATAAGGACGGCAAGCCGGAGGTGCGCGAAACCTTCCTGACGGGCCTCAACCAGCCCCTGGGCATGCTGGTCGTGGGGGACTATTTCTACGTGGCCAACACCAACGGCGTGCTGCGCTACCCCTACAAGGCCGGGCAAACCAAGATTGCGGGAGCGGGGCAGAAAATTCTGGATCTGCCCGCCGGTGGCTACAACAACCACTGGACCCGCAACCTGCTGGCCAACGCCGACGGCTCCAAGATCTACGTGTCGGTGGGCTCGGGCTCCAACGTGGCCGAGCACGGCATGGATAACGAAAAGCGGCGGGCCAACATTCTGGAAATAAACCCCGACGGCTCGGGGGAGCGAATCTACGCCGCCGGCCTGCGCAACCCCGTGGGCATGGACTGGGCCCCCGGCACGGCTACGCTCTGGACGGCCGTGAATGAGCGCGACGAGCTGGGCGACGAGCTGGTGCCCGACTACCTGACCAGCGTGCAGCCCGGCGCGTTCTACGGCTGGCCCTACGCCTATTTCGGCACCCACGAAGACCCGCGCCGCAAGGGCGAGCGGCCCGACCTGGTGCAGAAAACCCTGGTGCCCGACGTAGCGCTGGGGCCGCACACGGCTTCGCTGGGCCTGGCGTTCTACCGGCAGAAAAGCTTTCCGGCCAAGTACCAGAACGGCGCTTTCATCGGCCAGCACGGCTCCTGGAACAAATCCAGCTTTTCGGGCTACAAGGTGGTGTTCGTGCCGTTCCGCAACGGCAAGCCCACCGGCCCGATGGAAGACTTCGTGACGGGCTTCGTGGCCAGTGAAGCCGACAAGGAAGTGTACGGCCGGCCCGTGGGCGTGACGGTGCTGCCCGATGGCTCCCTGCTCGTGGCCGACGACGCGGCCGACCGGGTGTGGCGGGTAAGCGCCGCCGCTCCGACGGGCGGGGCGTAA
- a CDS encoding DedA family protein, giving the protein MELIKHFLDIILHLDVHLKLLVGEYGSLIYLILFLIVFTETGVVVLPFLPGDSLLFVAGTLAAQPVADGSPETLLNILYLIPLLIAAAFLGDNLNYFVGDYLGPRVFREDFRFMKRKYLEQTQAFYAKHGGKTIIMARFIPIVRTFAPFVAGVGTMKYSYFIGYSIAGAVLWVVSLSLAGFFLGNIPWVQHNFTYVIYGIILFSVLPPAIQFLKEKLSGSSAAA; this is encoded by the coding sequence ATGGAGCTGATCAAGCATTTTCTCGACATCATTCTGCACCTCGACGTGCACCTCAAGTTGCTCGTGGGTGAGTATGGCAGCCTGATCTACCTGATTCTGTTCCTGATTGTGTTCACCGAAACCGGCGTGGTGGTGCTGCCCTTCCTGCCCGGCGACTCGCTCTTGTTCGTGGCCGGTACGCTGGCGGCCCAGCCCGTGGCCGACGGCTCGCCCGAAACCCTGCTGAACATCCTCTACCTGATTCCGCTGCTGATTGCCGCCGCCTTCCTCGGCGACAACCTCAACTACTTCGTGGGCGACTACCTCGGGCCGCGCGTGTTCCGGGAAGATTTCCGGTTTATGAAGCGCAAGTACCTGGAGCAAACCCAGGCGTTTTACGCCAAGCACGGCGGCAAAACCATCATCATGGCCCGCTTCATTCCGATTGTGCGCACGTTTGCCCCGTTTGTGGCCGGCGTGGGCACCATGAAGTACAGCTACTTCATCGGCTACAGCATTGCCGGGGCCGTGCTGTGGGTGGTTTCCCTGTCGTTGGCGGGCTTTTTCCTGGGCAACATTCCTTGGGTGCAGCACAACTTCACCTACGTGATTTACGGCATCATCCTGTTCTCGGTGCTGCCCCCCGCCATCCAGTTCCTGAAGGAAAAACTGAGCGGCAGCTCGGCCGCGGCCTAG
- a CDS encoding shikimate dehydrogenase family protein — translation MRQFGLIGLKLEHSFSQTYFSQKFETLGLPDHRYDLFELADIKELSGLMAQHPDLRGLNVTIPYKEQVWPYLDEVGASAARIGAVNVIEFTADGRRVGHNTDYIGFRESLRRFYPLRGAEAGALVLGTGGSSKAVEAALRELGIRYWLVSRNPMGHGLTYAELTPAVMAGHSLIINTTPLGTFPNMDQCPAIPYEHLTPQHYLYDLIYNPSETLFMAKGAEQGAQTKNGFEMLCLQAEAAWEIWNRI, via the coding sequence ATGCGCCAGTTTGGACTTATCGGCTTAAAGCTCGAGCACTCTTTCTCCCAAACCTATTTCAGCCAGAAGTTTGAGACCCTGGGCCTGCCCGACCACCGCTACGACCTGTTCGAACTGGCCGACATCAAGGAGCTGTCGGGCCTGATGGCCCAGCACCCCGACCTGCGCGGGCTCAACGTCACGATTCCCTACAAGGAGCAGGTGTGGCCCTACCTCGACGAGGTCGGCGCGTCGGCCGCCCGCATCGGGGCCGTCAACGTCATCGAGTTCACCGCCGACGGCCGCCGCGTGGGCCACAACACCGACTATATCGGCTTCCGGGAATCATTGCGGCGGTTTTACCCGTTGCGCGGGGCCGAGGCCGGGGCGCTGGTGCTGGGCACGGGCGGCTCGTCGAAGGCGGTGGAGGCGGCCTTGCGGGAGCTGGGCATCCGCTACTGGCTCGTCTCGCGCAACCCGATGGGCCACGGCCTGACTTACGCGGAGCTCACCCCCGCCGTCATGGCCGGCCACTCCCTGATTATCAATACCACGCCGCTGGGCACGTTTCCCAACATGGACCAGTGCCCCGCCATTCCCTACGAGCACCTCACGCCCCAGCACTACCTCTACGACCTGATTTACAACCCCAGTGAAACCCTGTTCATGGCCAAAGGCGCCGAGCAGGGCGCCCAAACCAAAAACGGCTTCGAAATGCTCTGCCTCCAAGCCGAAGCCGCCTGGGAAATCTGGAACCGGATTTAA